Within Paenibacillus sabinae T27, the genomic segment TGCAAGCCTCCGTGCATCCGGGGATGAAGCGGTGCGCCGCGCCGGACATAGAGTCCACCGATTCCCTGCGGTCCGTTGATTTTGTGAGCAGAAAAGCTCATGTAATCCACAGGCAGGGCGGACAGCGTAATCGGAACCGAGCCTAACGCCTGAACGGCGTCCACATGGAACAAAATTCCCCGCTCCCGGGCCAGCCTGCCTATTTCTTCAATGGGCTGTACCGTTCCCACTTCATTGTTGGCCAGCATGACGCTGATCAGGAACGTATCTTCACGAAGCGCGGCTTCAAGGTATTCAAGCACAACCCGGCCCGTTCCGTCGACAGGAAGATAGGTCAGGGAATAGCCCTCCTTCTCCAGTTCCCGGCAGGCATGCAGCACCGCGTGATGCTCGATCGCCGTCGTAATAATATGTCCGCCCTTACGGGAATGAGCCGCGCCGAACAGCGCCAGATTGTCACTCTCCGTGCCTCCGCCGGTAAAGACCCATTCATCGGAGAAACAGCCCAAAGAGGCGGCGATGACATCGCGCGCCCCGTTAACCGTCTTTTTGGCGGAGCGCCCAAACGTATGCACGCTGGAGGCATTGCCAAATTGCTCTGTCATTACCTTCATCATGACCTCCGCCACCTCCGGGTGAACCGGCGTTGAAGCAGCGTGGTCCAAATAGATCGGCTTCATATATTAAACTCACTGTCCTTATCTGTAAGTCTGTCCAGAAAATTGTATATCATCCCGCACACCCATAGGTTACCATTAATTAACAAAATAAATACAACCTTGTGACCGTGCTATGAGAGCATACCGCAAAAAGTCAAGACCGGCAAGAGCTTCGCCCAAATCGGACGGGAGACTACCGCTTCAGCGACAGGACCAGCGCTTCATATGGCTGCAGCTCTAAAGAGGCGATATTTCTTGCGCTTTCGGCATAATTCCCTGTCACCCATGTCGCCGAAGTGTAGGAAACAAGCGATTCTGGCAGCTGAAACAAGGGAGTACCCTCGCTGAAGTTGCAGACGACCAGCCATTTTTCATCGTTCCATGATCGGGTATAGGCATAAATCTCCTCATGCTCGTCTAGAATCAGGTCATATTTGCCATAAACCACAATCTCATTTTCTTTGCGCACCTGTATCAGCTTCCGGTAGAAGTAATAAATCGAATCGGGGTCGGCCAAAACATTCTCGGCGTTGATATTCGTATAATTCGGATTCACCTCGATCCATGGGATACCGGTTGTAAACCCGCCATGCGGCGTCCCATCCCACTGCATTGGGGTACGCGCATTATCCCGGCTTCTCCGGTGAATGGCGCTTAACATTACGTCAGCCGCAATCAACCCGTTATCACAAAAATCACGGTAAGCATTAACCGTCTCAATGTCCCGATAGGCGTCAATTTGTTCAAACCGGACGTTGGTCATGCCAAGCTCCTCCCCCTGGTAAATATAGGGACTTCCCTTCAGCATGTGCAGGCAGACGGCGAGCATTTTGGCGGATATGATCCGGTACTCCTCGCTGTCATTGCCGAAATTGGACACCGCCCTCGGCTGGTCATGATTGCTCCAGTAAAGACTGTTCCACCCGCTCTCTTCCAGCCCGTACTGCCATTTGCTGAAAATCGTTTTAAGCTCGGGCAGCTTCCACTCCCCAACAGACCAGCGTCCGTACTCTCCATATCCCAAATTGACGTGCTCGAAATGGAACACCATGTTCAGCTCATTCCGGCTATCTCCCGTATAAAGCTTGGCTTCTTCAACGTCGACGCCAGGCATCTCACCTACGGTTACCAAATCATACCGGGACAAGACATTCGAATTCATCTCCTGCAAATATTCATGGATACGAGGACCATTCGCAAAGAACGGCATGCCGTTTCCGTAGGTAAGCCCGCTCACAACCTCGCCGTCCGGAAGACCCGGAACCTTGGAGATAAAATTGA encodes:
- a CDS encoding glycoside hydrolase family 13 protein — protein: MEKKWWKEAVFYQIYPRSFQDSNGDGIGDLKGITSRLDYLQQLGIDVIWLSPVYQSPNDDNGYDISDYRDIMSEFGTMADFDEMLDAAHERNIKIMMDLVVNHSSDEHAWFMESRSSKDSSYRDYYIWRPSQDGKEPNNWGSFFGGSVWEWDQESGEYYLHLFSKKQPDLNWENPTLRNEIYEMMSWWLDKGVDGFRMDVINFISKVPGLPDGEVVSGLTYGNGMPFFANGPRIHEYLQEMNSNVLSRYDLVTVGEMPGVDVEEAKLYTGDSRNELNMVFHFEHVNLGYGEYGRWSVGEWKLPELKTIFSKWQYGLEESGWNSLYWSNHDQPRAVSNFGNDSEEYRIISAKMLAVCLHMLKGSPYIYQGEELGMTNVRFEQIDAYRDIETVNAYRDFCDNGLIAADVMLSAIHRRSRDNARTPMQWDGTPHGGFTTGIPWIEVNPNYTNINAENVLADPDSIYYFYRKLIQVRKENEIVVYGKYDLILDEHEEIYAYTRSWNDEKWLVVCNFSEGTPLFQLPESLVSYTSATWVTGNYAESARNIASLELQPYEALVLSLKR
- a CDS encoding cysteine desulfurase family protein gives rise to the protein MKPIYLDHAASTPVHPEVAEVMMKVMTEQFGNASSVHTFGRSAKKTVNGARDVIAASLGCFSDEWVFTGGGTESDNLALFGAAHSRKGGHIITTAIEHHAVLHACRELEKEGYSLTYLPVDGTGRVVLEYLEAALREDTFLISVMLANNEVGTVQPIEEIGRLARERGILFHVDAVQALGSVPITLSALPVDYMSFSAHKINGPQGIGGLYVRRGAPLHPRMHGGLQEKGRRAGTENLAGAAGFAKAVELAVKGQTGRHEESLLLRDRLLRGLDQGIGRDAYHINGNPEYGLPHITNISFPGVRTDVLLMNLDMEGIAASSGSACTSGSLEISHVLKAMKLRDEYLNSAIRFSTGLGNTTEEMELVSRKIETIVNRLRIKD